From one Dermacentor silvarum isolate Dsil-2018 chromosome 3, BIME_Dsil_1.4, whole genome shotgun sequence genomic stretch:
- the LOC119445022 gene encoding uncharacterized protein LOC119445022 encodes MPVRISESNRRGEKAWMLLVHILRCAAPPICFSPILLLHDTKSGSAYCLLVVLSMWLLRLLPLPVATCLLSLLLFSLIGVRTQDDNATQAFGVESVLLIACFSLFMAADSTTLSLRTALWLLGVSGARLRPLVVVFMTASFLGALVLPDFLVALVLSSVLEKAVLHLRCKFVSQQFRSSSQAKLQNRRATLSPVHYERLVQEMDSILQRKIQSSPPQSDRDSPTKSASTAPTRSRSERVTLRKMASVMADICGRFTCGAAWAALKGQSSSPDQSPNQTPPKSSDEPPTLLTLSMPPESTRSGSSPSTSTTPPPFVQQQPPIGGLFRKGSPGALHSPPSSPSRGKIRNSGPLSVQSPVVTERLSDPAFRRTERSSTGELQRRKILPDPWDPSRPSARRSSLVSPGRVRPGGSLLGRGSSVVFPAEVGPEERESGSVTAENLAPHWRRGQRLSAIQQMNFGDTADSRSSRKVLVPWNYSRDDPTRSSSRKPNYALID; translated from the exons ATGCCGGTGCGCATTTCGGAAAGCAATCGGCGCGGTGAGAAGGCCTGGATGCTGCTGGTGCACATTCTGCGATGCGCGGCTCCGCCCATCTGCTTCAGCCCGATCCTGCTGCTGCACGACACG AAATCTGGGAGCGCGTACTGCCTGCTGGTGGTGCTCAGCATGTGGCTGCTGCGGCTACTTCCGCTTCCGGTGGCGACATGTCTGCTCTCGCTGCTGCTGTTTTCGCTGATTGGCGTTCGCACGCAGGACGACAACGCCACCCAAGCATTCGGG GTTGAGTCGGTGCTGCTCATCGCGTGCTTCTCGCTGTTCATGGCCGCCGACTCGACGACCTTGTCTCTGCGCACGGCACTGTGGCTCCTGGGCGTATCTGGGGCCCGCTTGCGCCCCCTGGTGGTCGTCTTCATGACGGCCTCCTTCCTGGGCGCCCTGGTCCTCCCCGACTTCCTGGTGGCCCTGGTGCTCAGCTCGGTGCTCGAGAAGGCCGTGCTCCACCTGAGGTGCAAGTTCGTCTCGCAGCAGTTCCGATCGTCGAGCCAGGCAAAG CTCCAAAATCGCCGGGCCACTCTGTCACCGGTCCACTACGAACGCCTTGTGCAAGAGATGGACAGCATCCTGCAACGAAAGATCCAATCCTCACCACCGCAGAGTGATCG GGATAGTCCCACGAAGTCCGCCTCCACCGCGCCCACACGCAGTCGAAGCGAGCGCGTCACTCTGCGCAAGATGGCGTCCGTCATGGCGGACATCTGCGGCAGATTTACGTGCGGCGCTGCGTGGGCTGCGCTGAAGGGCCAGAGCAGCTCGCCTGATCAGTCACCCAACCAGACTCCGCCGAAAAGCAGCGATGAACCGCCGACGTTGTTGACTCTGTCGATGCCTCCGGAGTCCACCAGGTCGGGGTCCTCGCCTTCCACGTCGACGACGCCACCTCCTTTCGTGCAGCAACAGCCGCCGATCGGCGGCTTGTTTCGCAAAGGCAGCCCTGGCGCTCTGCACTCACCGCCGTCGTCGCCATCTCGCGGGAAGATACGAAACTCGGGGCCGCTCTCCGTGCAGTCGCCCGTCGTCACCGAGCGTCTGTCGGACCCAGCGTTCCGGAGGACGGAGCGGTCCAGTACGGGTGAGCTGCAGCGCAGGAAAATCTTGCCCGATCCCTGGGACCCGAGCCGTCCCTCTGCCAG GAGGTCCTCCCTGGTGAGTCCGGGCCGAGTCCGACCCGGAGGCAGCTTACTGGGCCGGGGCTCCAGCGTCGTGTTTCCCGCCGAAGTGGGTCCCGAGGAGCGCGAGTCGGGAAGCGTCACCGCCGAGAACTTGGCGCCTCACTGGCGCCGGGGACAGCGACTTTCCGCCATCCAGCAG ATGAACTTCGGCGACACGGCCGACTCTCGGAGTTCCAGGAAAGTGCTCGTGCCTTGGAACTACTCCCGCGATGACCCGACGCGCAGCTCGTCTCGTAAGCCAAACTatgctttgattgattga